GCCGCCGACGTCTATGCCGAGTCCCCGCACGTCGGCCGCGGAGGGTGGACGTGGTACACGGGCTCGGCCGGCTGGATGTACCGGGCCGGGATCGAGTGGCTTCTCGGGTTCCGGCTGCGCGGCGCGGTCCTTCACCTCGATCCCTGCATCCCGCGGGCGTGGCGCCGCTTCGAGATCACGTTCCACTACCACGCGTCGCGCTATGAGATCACGGTCGAGAACCCCCACGGGGTGACCCGCGGCATTTCCGGAGTCGAGGTCGACGGCGCGCCTCTGGCGTCGGGCCGCGCGGGCCTCCCGCTCACCGATGACGGCGCCACCCACCGCGTCCGGGTGGTCCTCGGGTGAAGGGTGCCGGCTCGAACGGCACACTCGCCTCTCGTTCAGCCTCGCCCGCCAGCCGCCCGCGCCCGGTAAGGGAGGGGGGCCCGCCAGTTGCGGCCCGTCGATTGCTTGTCATACTGTACTATTTTAGTGGTACACTAATGGCTGCTGGACCCTCCGAGAACCGCCCACCCACAGCCCGAAGAGGGGAGGCCCCCATGGCCCAGGCAACGAAGACCAAGGTCCGCCCACTCCACGACCGCGTTCTCGTCAAGCGCCTCGAAGAACAGGACGAGAAGCACGGGAGCATTATCATTCCCGATACCGCCAAGGAGAAGCCCCAGGAGGGAAAGGTCATCGCCGTCGGTACCGGCAAGGTGACCGACGACGGGAAGAGACTGCCCCTCGCCGTCAAGGAGGGCGATCGGATCCTCTTCGGCAAGTACTCCGGTAGCGAGATTCAGGTAGACGGC
The sequence above is drawn from the Candidatus Methylomirabilota bacterium genome and encodes:
- the groES gene encoding co-chaperone GroES — its product is MAQATKTKVRPLHDRVLVKRLEEQDEKHGSIIIPDTAKEKPQEGKVIAVGTGKVTDDGKRLPLAVKEGDRILFGKYSGSEIQVDGREYLIMKEEDVLGILGS